One candidate division WOR-3 bacterium genomic region harbors:
- a CDS encoding carboxypeptidase regulatory-like domain-containing protein, whose translation MRRLLVTVCLTLLVTLACLEPPRDNPYDPNNPDKGYLAGTAYDHTGAFLEGATVKLKIGDEDKYSTQTDFEGNYEFAEVDPGLYTLVAEAQFYSTLYFEDVEIKSYTHMDSFDLYFQELYFNFENEQSGTGEPFGFRQLIGTWQIQEDYGEPVQHSAPMVYTATNNTTTSAYSFAAVRDTLDDFWFGANIKILGSSGWAWRVGLVLRYQDANNYYLVQFTTSSISVVKIRDGSPLPMAIADTMNFAADTWYFVAAHLHGNNIEVYLDYAELFNLDDASSPLLDGISGLWLKSDDPAEEAKANFDDVYVTP comes from the coding sequence ATGAGACGACTTTTAGTGACGGTATGCTTAACGCTTCTGGTAACGCTGGCGTGTCTGGAGCCGCCGCGGGATAATCCCTATGACCCGAACAACCCGGACAAGGGTTACCTGGCTGGCACGGCTTACGACCACACCGGGGCTTTCCTTGAAGGTGCAACTGTTAAGTTGAAGATTGGGGATGAAGACAAGTACAGCACACAAACCGATTTCGAGGGTAACTACGAGTTTGCCGAGGTCGATCCGGGTCTTTACACACTGGTTGCCGAAGCGCAATTTTACAGCACACTTTATTTCGAAGATGTGGAGATAAAGTCATATACACACATGGATTCGTTCGACTTGTATTTCCAGGAACTTTACTTCAATTTTGAGAATGAACAATCCGGTACCGGGGAACCATTTGGTTTCCGCCAACTGATCGGCACCTGGCAAATTCAGGAAGACTATGGCGAACCTGTCCAGCATTCAGCGCCCATGGTATACACTGCCACGAATAACACTACAACCAGCGCGTATTCCTTTGCTGCCGTCAGGGATACACTCGATGATTTCTGGTTTGGTGCCAACATCAAGATACTGGGCTCGTCGGGCTGGGCATGGAGGGTCGGCCTTGTATTAAGGTACCAGGATGCGAACAACTACTACCTGGTGCAGTTCACCACCAGTTCGATATCCGTTGTGAAAATCCGCGACGGCAGCCCCCTCCCGATGGCGATCGCCGATACCATGAATTTTGCGGCGGATACCTGGTATTTTGTCGCTGCTCACCTACACGGTAACAATATTGAAGTATATCTGGATTATGCTGAACTGTTCAATTTAGATGACGCATCCTCTCCTTTGCTTGACGGAATTTCCGGACTTTGGCTGAAGTCCGACGACCCCGCCGAAGAAGCCAAGGCTAACTTCGACGACGTATATGTCACACCATGA
- a CDS encoding tetratricopeptide repeat protein, protein MIRIVRIVLFSCLMIQIGFSQSVTEDSLETMLNKAKDYYYTGEYESAIRELENALRYLKQLKHADQVEAYKYLAFSYVAFGDHTTAKTQFKKALALDPEMELDAATVSPKIIKVFEEAKAEISAAPVVEPTEPAAPPGKGEISGFDATIRSCCVAGWGQIYRGEKSKGTKLMIAYGVTLVSTLGSSIIRENKHDKYMDLYWTQPSTAFDDAYEEYKLWHNITLINALLFLGVHAYNLYDIIFHKPSVRTSLLESDRGFICSFDEEQVRIGYNLKF, encoded by the coding sequence ATGATAAGGATAGTCAGGATAGTACTGTTCAGTTGCCTGATGATACAGATCGGGTTCTCGCAGTCGGTTACGGAGGATTCGCTCGAGACCATGCTCAACAAGGCAAAGGATTATTATTACACGGGTGAATATGAGTCTGCAATAAGGGAGCTGGAGAATGCCCTGCGATACCTGAAACAGCTAAAGCATGCCGACCAGGTAGAAGCATACAAGTACCTGGCTTTCAGCTATGTTGCATTCGGGGACCATACTACAGCGAAAACCCAATTCAAGAAAGCACTGGCGCTTGATCCAGAAATGGAATTGGACGCCGCCACGGTTTCGCCCAAAATAATAAAGGTATTCGAAGAAGCGAAAGCAGAGATTTCCGCTGCGCCAGTGGTGGAACCGACCGAACCCGCCGCACCACCCGGGAAAGGAGAAATCAGTGGCTTTGACGCGACGATCCGTTCGTGCTGTGTTGCCGGCTGGGGTCAAATATACCGCGGCGAAAAGAGCAAGGGCACAAAATTGATGATCGCCTACGGCGTTACCCTCGTCAGCACCCTCGGCTCGTCGATAATAAGAGAAAACAAACACGACAAGTACATGGACCTTTACTGGACCCAGCCCTCGACCGCATTTGACGATGCCTATGAAGAATACAAGTTATGGCATAACATTACTTTGATCAACGCGTTGTTATTCCTCGGTGTGCATGCTTACAATCTTTATGATATCATCTTCCACAAGCCATCGGTCAGAACATCGCTGCTCGAATCAGACCGCGGCTTCATCTGCTCATTCGATGAAGAACAAGTGCGCATCGGCTACAACCTTAAATTCTAG